The Sporosarcina ureae genomic sequence TTGGGAAAATGATATTGAATGTTGAAGAAGGATCAGTAGATAAATAGCATGTGTTAGAGAGCGGAATCCATCGGCTGGAAGTTTCCGTCGCAATGCCTTGTCGAACCTGCCTTTTGAGTCCTGTGAAAACACAGGCGCGCACCTTGGCGTTAGAAGGAAAGCGGGATTCATATAAATGGATCCAATGATGGTGGCACCGCGGAAGTTATGTCCTTTCGTCCTGATTATATCGGGACGATTGGGCTTTTTTATTTCCTAAAAGCAGATGATATGGAGAAATGGAAGGCGAATGTATATGAAAAGACAACGAATCGTTGTGAAAATCGGTAGCAGCTCGTTAACGAATGATAATGGAGAAATAGATCAAGTGAAATTCAATGATCATGTCGATGCCTTGGCGATGCTAAAAAACGTTGGACATGAAGTCATTGTCGTCTCTTCAGGAGCGGTCGCGGCAGGCTTTGCCCGTCTCGGTTATTCTTCCCGTCCACAGACCATAAAAGGTAAGCAAGCCGCAGCGGCAGTAGGGCAGAGCTTATTGATACAGTCTTATATCGAAAGATTTAGCGCTCATAAAGTAATACCAGCACAGATCTTATTGACGCGTCATGACTTTGCCGATCGCGATCGATACCGCAACGCATTTGCGGCGATGTCTGAATTACTTGACCGTGGTATTATGCCGATCATTAATGAAAATGATACGGTGTCCATTGACGAGTTAACATTCGGTGATAATGATATGCTATCCGCATTAGTCAGTGGTTTTCTACACGCGGATCAGTTGATTATTTTAACCGATGTCAATGGCATCTACACAAGTAATCCACGAACAGATCCAGACGCTGTACGAGTGACTAAGTTGGATGAAATTACAGATGAATTACTGGGCGGTGCTGATGATGTCGGCTCAAAAGTCGGTACAGGGGGCATGCGTTCGAAGATACTGGCTGCAAAAACCGCTCACACATTGGCAGTTCCAGTATTCATTGGAACAGGGCGTGGTCCGTCAAAATTACTGGACATTTTAAAAGGTCATGGAGACGGTACATATATTTCCAGTCCTGTTGCCAATACGATCAATACGAACCGTCAATGGATTGCACTTCATTCCGAATCAACTGGACGTCTATATGTGGATAAAGGTGCCGAAGAAGCCATTGTGCATAATGGCCGCAGTTTATTACCTGCAGGTGTCTTTAAAGTACAAGGTGACTTTGGTATTGGCGAAGTCGTGGAAGTGTTCGGTTTAGATGGTTTGATCGGTAAAGGTGAAGTCACCTATTCATCTGAACAATTAAAACAAACGATATCCAATAAGGATAAATTGGAAGAATTCAAACCGATGCTAGAAGTCATTCACCGTGATCGCTGGGTACAAGTATAATTAAAGGAGAGAAGTTATTATGAGTGAAATTAAAGCTAAAGGCAAGGCTGCTAAAGAAGCGAGTATTGAACTGAACGTGGCAACGACAGAAGAGAAAAACCATGCATTGCAATTGATTGCCGATCAATTATTGGAAGAACAGGATCAATTGCTCACGGAGAATAAAAAAGATATTGAAGAAGGTCGTGAAAGAGGAATTGACTCGGCCGTTCTCGATCGTATTTTATTGACGCCTGAGCGTATTGAAGCTATGGCGGAAGGTGTTCGTCTACTAATTGAATTACAAGATCCAATTGGAGAAACGCTTGAAGAAATCCACAAAGAAAACGGATTACATATTGTCAAGAAGCGCGTGCCGATCGGTGTCATTGCAATGATTTATGAAGCACGACCGAATGTTACGATCGATGCTGCGTCCCTCGCTTTGAAAACAGGGAATGCGGTCGTGTTGCGGGGAAGTTCGTCTGCGAAATATTCCAATTTGGCCCTATGGCGTGTTATTCAACGCGGACTCGAAAAAAGTTCATTACCAGTCGATTCTGTTCAATTAATAGAAGACACGAGTCGAGAAACAGCGAAAGAATTGTTCACACTCAATGACTATTTAGATGTCTTGATTCCACGTGGCGGAGCTAAGTTGATACAGACTGTTATCCGTGAGTCTACAGTACCGGTGATTGAAACAGGGGCGGGGAACTGCCATGTGTTTATCGATGAATCCGCAGATGAGAAAATGGCGATTGATATAGTAGTCAATGCCAAAACCCATCGTCCGTCGGTTTGCAACGCGATCGAAACCGTTTTGATCGATTCCAACTGGTTGACGCGACATGGAAAGCGTTTGATTAAAGCATTACGTGACCAAGACGTGCAACTACAAGGTGACGATCAACTACAGGCATTTGATTCAGATGTCGCAGCGGTTGAACAAAATGATTGGTCAAATGAATACCTGGACTTGACATTACGCTTGAAGAGCGTGGAAAATGTACAGCAAGCATTAGATCATATAGCAACATTCAGTACGAAGCATTCAGAAAGCATTATTACACAGACGGATGCACATGCTGAGCAATTTTTAAATAACGTAGATGCCGCAGCTGTTTACGTTAATGCTTCCACACGCTTTACGGATGGTTTTGAATTCGGTTATGGTGCTGAAATCGGTATCAGTACACAAAAGCTTCACGCGAGAGGTCCAATGGGATTAGAAGCATTGACTTCTTCGAAATTTGTAATTCGGGGAACCGGACAAATCAGATAATATTTAGGAGGGTTTATTTATGGCCAATGAAAAACATATTTTACACTATGAAACTTCCGCACCAAAAGACAAACCAGCAGCGGATGATCCACTCGCTTTCGGAACAATTTTCACAGATCACATGTTTGTAATGGACTATACAGATGGAACTGGATGGCATGATCCTCGTATTGAGCCGTATAAGCCATTTCTTTTAGATCCAGCCGCTATCGTGTTGCATTATGGACAAACTGTTTTTGAAGGGTTGAAAGCCTATTTAAACGAAGACAAGGAAGTAGTTTTGTTCCGTCCAGAGGAAAATATGAAACGCCTGAACCGTTCAAATGATAGATTATGCATGCCGATGTTCGATGAGAAATTCGTATTAAGCGCACTAAAGGAATTGATTTCTGTTGATAAAGATTGGATTCCGGATAGAGCAGGGACATCACTTTACGTCCGTCCTTTCATTTTCGCTACACAGCCTTATTTAGGTGTAGCTCCTTCTAAAACGTACCGCCTAATGATCATTTTATCGCCGGTAGGTCCATATTATAAAGAAGGAGTTAATCCGGTCAAAATTGCAGTTGAATCAGAATATGTCCGTGCGGCAGTAGGTGGTACAGGCTCTGCGAAAACAGCTGGTAACTATGCAGGCGCGATGAAAGCTCAAGAAGTGGCGGAAGCGGAAGGGTATTCACAAGTTCTGTGGCTGGATGCAAAAGAACATCGTTATATAGAAGAAGTGGGAGCGATGAATGTATTCTTCAAAATCAATGGAGAAGTTATCACCCCAAGCCTCAATGGCAGTATTTTGGAAGGTATCACGCGTAAGTCCGTTATCGAGTTATTGATCGCTTGGGATATTCCAGTTACAGAACGTAAAGTGTCCATCGAGGAAATTATGGAAGCCAATCGAGAAGGCACATTAGAAGAGGCATTCGGTACAGGAACGGCTGCTGTTATTTCTCCGATAGGTGAACTATTCTTTGAAGGTGAAAAATGCGAGATCAATCAGAATGAGATCGGTGAACTTTCGCTAAAGCTTTACGAGACGATTACAGGCATCCAGACTGGAAAAATAGAAGATCCATTTAACTGGGTCGTGCCGGTAGACTAATTTCCTTCACAAATCAGGTGGAATGGTCCGTGACAACTGCGGTGCTGTGAAGTACACTGTTAATAGTTTTGATTGAAGGGGAGTTTCCTGATGAACAAAAGTTTGATCGTTCTATTCCTGGCAGTGATGCTATTTACAGTGACAGGATGCGGAAAAACGTCTTCCGCCCCGTCGAGTGCGGAAGATTTATTGAAGAAAGCGGAACAAGCGATGGATGAATTGGAATCGGTCCATGCCAATATCGCGTACGACGAAAGTAGTGTCACATCCGATCCTGCAAAGCGTACAAGCAAAAATGTACAAGTCCAGGCGGATATTGAACAGAATCCACTGAAGGTTTCAGAGGAAGTCGTCTGGAAAATTCCAAAACAAGGCGCGAAAAACATTCAACTATTCCGCCAAGGTAATGAATTGGCTATGCAAGAGACAGTTGAAACAGAAAAAAGTGAATGGCAAGAGCTAACAGATAAGCAACGCATAGAATTGCTTGGTGTGTGGGTGCCGTTTGTTTCTCCTGTAATGGACTTTTCGCTGTTAAAACCTTTTTTGCATGATGCAGAAATAGAAAAAATTGATTATGGCTATGCAGTGCAGTTTTCTCTATCTCCTGCTGATTATCGTCAGTTGATGGAAGTTGTATCAGTGAATAGTCCGCAACCAGAAAAATTTGTCCATACGCATGGCGGATTTCCTGTAGTGGAGAAACTGGATGTAGAGCTGACGGTAAACGAAAAGACCATGTTTGTGACGGGCATGAAGATGTCGGCGAATGTTACGAGTTATTTCGGACGGGATTATATTCGTTATAAGCAGAAGCTCGATGCAAAGTATAGTTATTTTAATGATATTGATTCGATTTCCACACCGAAAGATGCAGAGATGTTCAAGTAATACGAGAAAATCCACACTGACCTAGCAAAGGTTGGCGTGGATTTTTTGTACTATCTAGCTAAATTCCTAACGTGGATTCTTTTGGCCTTTGAATGATTGAAGACGCTTGTGAATGGCGGCCATTCTAGTTTCTTCACCGGCTTCTACAGGGGTATAGAACTTAGAGTTTACTAGGCTGTCAGGCAAGTACTGCTGGTCTGTCCAACCGCCAAATGTGCCTACCGGTGTTGCGTGTGGATAGACGTATCCGCCATGACCAAGTGCGGCAGACCCGCTGTAGTGTGTATCACGTAAATGCATGGGGATTTCGCCTGTTGGTTTCTCATGCAGTGTTTTTGTAGCCGCATCGATAGCTTTATAAGCGGAGTTTGATTTAGAAGCCAGACACATCTCTATAATTGCCGTGGCCAGTGGAATACGTGCTTCTGGCATGCCAAGACGTTGTGCGGCGTCTGTGGCCGCGAGAACTCGGCTTCCGACATCCGGCGCTGCCAAACCGATATCTTCATAACTCATGACAAGCATCCGTCTTGTAACAGCTGTGAGGTCTCCAATTTCGAGTAGTTGGGCCAAATAATAAAGTGCGGCATCGACATCGCTTCCGCGTACACTTTTTTGCAAAGCAGATAATAAATTAAAATGATGCGAGCCCTTTTTATCGCCTAGTAAACTAACTCTAGTCAATAATTGAGCAAGCAATGCATCTTCAATAATAATCTTGCCGTCCTCTTCATCACTTGCAGCAAGTAATGATTCAAGGAAAGTTAAAGCTTTTCGCGCATCACCATTCACGCCTTCTGAGATTTTCTCCAGTTGTTCTGTTGTGATGTCAATCGTTTCCTTACCGAGTCCTTTTTTCTCGTCTTTCAATGTACGCTCGAGTAATTCCAGTAAATCTTTTGGTTGCAATCGTTTTAATTGGACGATTTCTCCACAACGTGAACGAATAGCGGGATTGACATCATGGAATGGATTTTCCGTTGTCGCACCGATCAAGACAATCGCACCGCTTTCTACATGAGGAAGCAGTGTATCCTGCTGCAATTTATTGAAACGATGGATTTCATCTAAGAATAACAACACTTTGCCCGTCATCCGTGCTTCTTTCACTACATCTTCTACGTCTTTTTTTCCTGCTACTGTGGCATTCAACGCAATGAAAGGTAGTTTTGACGTACCTGCGATTGCGTATGCTAGAGACGTTTTGCCGATACCTGGTTCACCATATAATAAAAGGGACGGGACATGCCCGTTCTTGATCATCCGATATAAGGGAGTATTGTTGCCGATGACCTGGTCTTGTCCGATCACTTCATCAATCGTCTCAGGCCGCATGCGAAAAGCCAAAGGTTCATTATGCATGTACATCCTCCTAGCGTACGTTTGTTCTTTCATTATACCGTAAAACATTAGTGAAGTCATTTGCAAGAACCAGTGATACAATTATGCTATACTGATTTCAGCAATTTTAGTAAAGGACGATGCCCAATGAAAATATCCACTAAAGGACGATACGGACTTACAGTAATAGTAGAATTAGGACGAAAATATGGAGAGGGTCCTGTGCCTTTGCGTAAAATCGCAGAAGAGCAAAATCTCTCTGAAGCATACCTGGAACAACTGATCCCGCCTTTACGCAACAGTGGAATGGTGAAAAGTGTTCGCGGTGCCTACGGTGGCTATAAACTCGCAAAAGATCCTTCTGAAATCGTGGCAGGTGACGTAATTCGTTTGCTTGAAGGACCGATCCAATTAGTCGAAGGGCTTGATGACGATGATATTCCGCAACGGGAACTATGGAAACGAATCGGAGACGCAATCCGAGGAGTATTGGATCATACGACGATCAAAGATTTAATTGAATTTGAAGATACGTCGACTGCTGATGAATACATGTTCTATATTTAAAGGAGTTTAGTTATGAAACCAGCTATATATTTAGACTATGCTGCCACGACACCGATACATCCAACTGTATTGGAGCGATTCACCACTGCGCTGCAGGATACATATGGTAATCCTTCAAGTACACATCAATTCGGTCGTCACGCGAGGAAAGTGCTGGAAGATGCACGCAAAACGTTAGCCTCTTCGATCAATGCATCACCTAATGAAATCATTCTTACTTCTGGAGGAACAGAAGCGGATAACTTGGCGGTTTTTGGGTGTGTACGATCGTCGGAAACAGAAGGCAAACATATTATTACAACGGAAATCGAACATCATGCGGTGTTAAATCCGTGTAAACAACTGGAGTCACAAGGCTATAAAGTGACCTATCTTTCACCTAACCGCAATGGGGTCATAACTACAGAGCAAGTTCAGCACGCATTAACAGATGAAACCATTTTGGTGTCCATCATGTATGGAAACAACGAGGTGGGGACAATACAGCCAATTGCGGAGATCGGCCAGCTTCTCTCCACACATCAGGCCGTCTTCCATACAGATGCAGTGCAAGCTTACGGTACGTGCCAACTGGATGTCGAGGAACTGCAAGTTGATTTATTATCAGTTTCAGCACATAAACTTAATGGGCCAAAAGGAATCGGCTTTCTTTATCAGCGAAAAGGTAAGATGCTATCGAGCCAAGTATTCGGAGGTTCACAAGAGAGGAAACGCCGTGCAGGTACAGAAAATGTACCAGCTGTAGTTGCATTTGCAGAAGCGGTCTCCATTGCCGAGCAATCAAAGCTCGTTAAACAAAAAAACTATTCTACGTATAAACAAATAATGGCGGATGTCTTTGAAAAGCATCAAATCGATTTCCAACCGACCATCCCCCATGCAGTAAGATCTTTGCCGCATATTTATCACGTATCGTTTCCGGGCACCGATGTGGAGACATTTTTGATGAGTTTGGATTTAGACGGTATAGCCGTATCAAGCGGTTCTGCTTGTACTGCAGGATCATTTGAACCGTCACATGTCGTAACGGCTATGTTCGGTACGGAATCAGATAACGCTAGAAACTCGATCCGCATTAGTTTCGGCTATGATTTGGATGAATCCATTATAGAAGAAGCAGCCAATCGAATCGCAAGTGTAGTCAAACGACTAGTGAAATGAATTAAGTAAAGGATGAACAATATGACAACGAAAAAAGCACCTGCCGATACACGTGTAGTCATTGGAATGTCAGGCGGAGTGGACTCTTCGGTTGCGGCATTACTATTAAAACAGCAAGGCTATGAAGTGATCGGAATCTTTATGAAAAACTGGGATGACACGGATGAATCTGGACATTGTACCGCGACGGAAGATTTCGAAGACGTACGCAGTGTCTGTGATCAAATCGGCATTCCGTATTACTCTGTCAATTTTGAAAAGCAATATTGGGATAAAGTATTCACGTATTTCTTGGATGAATATAAAAAAGGCCGTACGCCGAATCCAGATGTAATGTGTAATAAAGAAATCAAATTCAAGGCATTCCTCGAGCACGCAAAAAGTCTAGGTGCCGATTATTTGGCGACTGGACATTATGCACAAGTCGTAGAACGCGAAAACGGTGTAGCGATGCTCCGTGGTGTAGACAATAATAAAGATCAAACCTACTTCTTGAATCAATTAACGCAAGAACAACTTCAGCAAGTACTGTTCCCTCTAGGTCATATGGAGAAAAGCAAAGTCCGTGAAATCGCCGAACAAGCAGGACTCGCAACAGCAAAGAAAAAAGATTCAACGGGAATCTGTTTCATCGGCGAGCGCAATTTCAAGG encodes the following:
- the proB gene encoding glutamate 5-kinase, producing the protein MKRQRIVVKIGSSSLTNDNGEIDQVKFNDHVDALAMLKNVGHEVIVVSSGAVAAGFARLGYSSRPQTIKGKQAAAAVGQSLLIQSYIERFSAHKVIPAQILLTRHDFADRDRYRNAFAAMSELLDRGIMPIINENDTVSIDELTFGDNDMLSALVSGFLHADQLIILTDVNGIYTSNPRTDPDAVRVTKLDEITDELLGGADDVGSKVGTGGMRSKILAAKTAHTLAVPVFIGTGRGPSKLLDILKGHGDGTYISSPVANTINTNRQWIALHSESTGRLYVDKGAEEAIVHNGRSLLPAGVFKVQGDFGIGEVVEVFGLDGLIGKGEVTYSSEQLKQTISNKDKLEEFKPMLEVIHRDRWVQV
- a CDS encoding glutamate-5-semialdehyde dehydrogenase, whose protein sequence is MSEIKAKGKAAKEASIELNVATTEEKNHALQLIADQLLEEQDQLLTENKKDIEEGRERGIDSAVLDRILLTPERIEAMAEGVRLLIELQDPIGETLEEIHKENGLHIVKKRVPIGVIAMIYEARPNVTIDAASLALKTGNAVVLRGSSSAKYSNLALWRVIQRGLEKSSLPVDSVQLIEDTSRETAKELFTLNDYLDVLIPRGGAKLIQTVIRESTVPVIETGAGNCHVFIDESADEKMAIDIVVNAKTHRPSVCNAIETVLIDSNWLTRHGKRLIKALRDQDVQLQGDDQLQAFDSDVAAVEQNDWSNEYLDLTLRLKSVENVQQALDHIATFSTKHSESIITQTDAHAEQFLNNVDAAAVYVNASTRFTDGFEFGYGAEIGISTQKLHARGPMGLEALTSSKFVIRGTGQIR
- a CDS encoding branched-chain amino acid aminotransferase, whose protein sequence is MANEKHILHYETSAPKDKPAADDPLAFGTIFTDHMFVMDYTDGTGWHDPRIEPYKPFLLDPAAIVLHYGQTVFEGLKAYLNEDKEVVLFRPEENMKRLNRSNDRLCMPMFDEKFVLSALKELISVDKDWIPDRAGTSLYVRPFIFATQPYLGVAPSKTYRLMIILSPVGPYYKEGVNPVKIAVESEYVRAAVGGTGSAKTAGNYAGAMKAQEVAEAEGYSQVLWLDAKEHRYIEEVGAMNVFFKINGEVITPSLNGSILEGITRKSVIELLIAWDIPVTERKVSIEEIMEANREGTLEEAFGTGTAAVISPIGELFFEGEKCEINQNEIGELSLKLYETITGIQTGKIEDPFNWVVPVD
- a CDS encoding DUF6612 family protein, giving the protein MNKSLIVLFLAVMLFTVTGCGKTSSAPSSAEDLLKKAEQAMDELESVHANIAYDESSVTSDPAKRTSKNVQVQADIEQNPLKVSEEVVWKIPKQGAKNIQLFRQGNELAMQETVETEKSEWQELTDKQRIELLGVWVPFVSPVMDFSLLKPFLHDAEIEKIDYGYAVQFSLSPADYRQLMEVVSVNSPQPEKFVHTHGGFPVVEKLDVELTVNEKTMFVTGMKMSANVTSYFGRDYIRYKQKLDAKYSYFNDIDSISTPKDAEMFK
- a CDS encoding replication-associated recombination protein A, which encodes MHNEPLAFRMRPETIDEVIGQDQVIGNNTPLYRMIKNGHVPSLLLYGEPGIGKTSLAYAIAGTSKLPFIALNATVAGKKDVEDVVKEARMTGKVLLFLDEIHRFNKLQQDTLLPHVESGAIVLIGATTENPFHDVNPAIRSRCGEIVQLKRLQPKDLLELLERTLKDEKKGLGKETIDITTEQLEKISEGVNGDARKALTFLESLLAASDEEDGKIIIEDALLAQLLTRVSLLGDKKGSHHFNLLSALQKSVRGSDVDAALYYLAQLLEIGDLTAVTRRMLVMSYEDIGLAAPDVGSRVLAATDAAQRLGMPEARIPLATAIIEMCLASKSNSAYKAIDAATKTLHEKPTGEIPMHLRDTHYSGSAALGHGGYVYPHATPVGTFGGWTDQQYLPDSLVNSKFYTPVEAGEETRMAAIHKRLQSFKGQKNPR
- the cymR gene encoding cysteine metabolism transcriptional regulator CymR — its product is MKISTKGRYGLTVIVELGRKYGEGPVPLRKIAEEQNLSEAYLEQLIPPLRNSGMVKSVRGAYGGYKLAKDPSEIVAGDVIRLLEGPIQLVEGLDDDDIPQRELWKRIGDAIRGVLDHTTIKDLIEFEDTSTADEYMFYI
- a CDS encoding cysteine desulfurase family protein codes for the protein MKPAIYLDYAATTPIHPTVLERFTTALQDTYGNPSSTHQFGRHARKVLEDARKTLASSINASPNEIILTSGGTEADNLAVFGCVRSSETEGKHIITTEIEHHAVLNPCKQLESQGYKVTYLSPNRNGVITTEQVQHALTDETILVSIMYGNNEVGTIQPIAEIGQLLSTHQAVFHTDAVQAYGTCQLDVEELQVDLLSVSAHKLNGPKGIGFLYQRKGKMLSSQVFGGSQERKRRAGTENVPAVVAFAEAVSIAEQSKLVKQKNYSTYKQIMADVFEKHQIDFQPTIPHAVRSLPHIYHVSFPGTDVETFLMSLDLDGIAVSSGSACTAGSFEPSHVVTAMFGTESDNARNSIRISFGYDLDESIIEEAANRIASVVKRLVK
- the mnmA gene encoding tRNA 2-thiouridine(34) synthase MnmA produces the protein MTTKKAPADTRVVIGMSGGVDSSVAALLLKQQGYEVIGIFMKNWDDTDESGHCTATEDFEDVRSVCDQIGIPYYSVNFEKQYWDKVFTYFLDEYKKGRTPNPDVMCNKEIKFKAFLEHAKSLGADYLATGHYAQVVERENGVAMLRGVDNNKDQTYFLNQLTQEQLQQVLFPLGHMEKSKVREIAEQAGLATAKKKDSTGICFIGERNFKEFLGEYLPARPGEMQTMAGVKMGKHDGLMYHTIGQRHGLGIGGAGEPWFAVGKDLERNVLLVEQGFYHDTLFSTSLQATDMNICSPKELPETFTCTAKFRYRQPDTKVTVQLLGDQAIVTFDEPVRAVTPGQAVVLYDGDECLGGGTINEVYKDGKKLTYVG